One region of Thiorhodovibrio frisius genomic DNA includes:
- a CDS encoding phosphate-starvation-inducible PsiE family protein, translating into MIQLVYISAATAPMSKQDLKDLLQYCRQHNPQIGVTGMLFYGNGTFLQVLEGEEQVIDELLDTIEQDPRHTGLQVIQRKAITEREYADWSMGFQQVSERALRAAASAELDDFHEGDFKTGYLREHRIVVQSLMDHFRKQRIKAAGQSELGVDEEDAMINVLHRIIRLSVRALAIMMVITIVWGVLEVGYALYSQLLAPAVTDLRINDIVVIFGAFLSVLIAIEIFVNITLYLRDDVVHVKLVIATALMAIARKVIVFDFEKLTPMYILATAAVVLALGLVYWLMDRQTVIGARYQRPEA; encoded by the coding sequence ATGATTCAACTTGTCTATATCAGCGCTGCTACCGCGCCCATGTCCAAGCAGGACTTAAAAGACCTGCTCCAGTATTGCCGTCAGCACAATCCGCAAATCGGCGTGACCGGGATGCTGTTCTACGGCAACGGTACCTTCTTGCAGGTGCTCGAGGGCGAAGAGCAGGTTATCGACGAGTTGCTCGACACCATCGAACAAGACCCGCGCCACACCGGTTTGCAGGTGATCCAGCGCAAAGCGATTACCGAGCGCGAGTACGCTGACTGGAGCATGGGCTTTCAGCAGGTATCAGAGCGCGCGTTGCGCGCGGCCGCTTCAGCCGAGCTGGACGACTTTCATGAAGGGGATTTTAAAACCGGCTACCTGCGTGAGCACCGCATTGTGGTGCAGAGCTTGATGGATCACTTCCGCAAGCAGCGCATCAAGGCCGCCGGCCAAAGCGAGCTGGGCGTCGATGAAGAAGACGCCATGATCAATGTGCTGCACCGGATCATCCGCCTGTCAGTGCGCGCGCTGGCCATCATGATGGTGATCACCATCGTCTGGGGCGTGCTGGAGGTGGGCTATGCGCTCTACAGCCAGTTGCTCGCGCCTGCGGTGACCGATCTTCGCATCAACGACATCGTGGTGATTTTCGGTGCTTTCCTCTCTGTGCTGATTGCCATCGAGATCTTCGTCAACATCACCCTGTACCTACGTGATGACGTCGTGCATGTGAAGCTGGTCATCGCCACGGCGCTCATGGCCATCGCGCGGAAGGTGATCGTCTTCGACTTCGAGAAGCTGACGCCGATGTATATCCTTGCGACGGCTGCCGTGGTGTTGGCGCTTGGCCTGGTCTACTGGCTGATGGATCGCCAAACTGTCATCGGCGCACGGTATCAGCGGCCAGAGGCCTGA
- a CDS encoding YcjF family protein, whose amino-acid sequence MDIIESAKKRIQREVTDIENRTDLTDDQKRSRIIHIFSATCAAVAVQPIPFADIFVLTPIQAYMGTRLSAIRGMPLSETEAKDLVVEIGGVVGLGMLAQQIALGLYKTGLPFLAGFTTIPLVYGLTYAIGRVMDLYLAHKERGQTLSQADMRAAWAKARAEGKQQAKAAKSEVMQRKDQL is encoded by the coding sequence ATGGACATCATTGAATCGGCGAAAAAGCGAATTCAGCGTGAAGTCACGGACATCGAGAATCGCACGGACCTGACCGACGATCAGAAACGTTCTCGCATCATTCACATCTTCTCGGCTACCTGCGCGGCTGTCGCGGTGCAGCCGATTCCCTTCGCTGACATCTTTGTGCTGACGCCCATCCAGGCGTACATGGGCACGCGACTCAGTGCCATCCGGGGCATGCCACTCTCTGAGACGGAGGCCAAAGATCTGGTGGTTGAGATCGGTGGCGTCGTCGGTCTGGGCATGCTCGCTCAGCAGATCGCCCTTGGGCTTTACAAGACCGGGCTGCCCTTCTTGGCCGGCTTTACAACCATTCCTTTGGTTTACGGGCTGACATATGCCATCGGCCGGGTCATGGATCTTTACCTAGCGCATAAGGAGCGAGGTCAGACGTTAAGCCAGGCGGATATGCGCGCGGCTTGGGCCAAGGCGCGCGCAGAAGGCAAACAGCAGGCCAAGGCAGCCAAGTCCGAGGTCATGCAGCGCAAAGACCAGTTGTAA
- a CDS encoding helicase-related protein, translated as MKLLDNTNALFGDDLKESLRPGSRLRVAASCFSIYAFETLKAELSTVERLEFIFTAPTFVASEVTDRLKKERREFYIPKLGRETSLYGTEFEIHLRNQLTQRAIARECADWIRQRARFKSNRTQAPMQGFAHLGGAASGGGGAAVYMPLSGFTLTDLGYQKGNAVSNFVNRLDEPVHTQTYLQLFGQIWDDPAQVEDVTEAICHHIESVYQENPAERIYFLMLYHIFREFLDDVDEDVLPNDRTGYQETQVWQKLFNFQRDAATGIINKLETYNGCILADSVGLGKTFTALAVIKYYELRNRSVLVLCPKKLADNWLNYNANLKTNLFAADRFNYDVLCHTDLSRTQGESFGIPLNKINWGNYDLVVIDESHNFRNNDAFKDRETRYQRLMNQVIREGVKTKVLMLSATPVNNRFTDLRNQLALAYEGQSDQLSRHLRSDSSVEEIFRQAQKAFNSWSLLAPEQRTPASILRALDFEFFELLDAVTIARSRRHIETFYDTRDIGSFPERLKPKSYHCPLTHRRDVMDFNEIFTQLSALKLAIYAPISYVLPSRLAKYEALYDTDPASGGAPLRQVDRERSLQALMTTNLLKRLESSVEAFRLTLRQLSNNLSNTLKAIETFEANGGGSVPASFSPSFNDEELEDEELAGLEEFTVGNRVQISLADMDLLAWQHDLRGDLVLIDGLLASMDRVAPEDDSKLQQLKQVVLDKLDQPINPGNRKVLIFTAFADTANYLFAHLAPVLRQERGLESGRITGTGAPKTTLKTGRKAGYDVQSVLTLFAPRAKDKALILPDDPAELDVLIGTDCISEGQNLQDCDTLINYDIHWNPVRIIQRFGRIDRIGSPNARIQLTNFWPDITLDEYINLKERVENRMVIADVAATGDDNVLTAKSNDIAYRKEQLQRLQDEVIELEDVKTGVSITDLGLNDFRMDLLHYVKAHGELDNAPKGLHAVIPADVARGLHPGVIFLLRNIHDSVNIDQQNRLHPHYLVYIDHQGGLIADHTQVKRLLDLIRTGCKGRDQPVADLCDLFNQGTQDGRDMRRYSELLTDAIRSMIEVKDEQDIDSLFSGGQTSALVNRIAGLEDFELIAFIVVL; from the coding sequence ATGAAACTCCTCGACAACACCAACGCCCTGTTTGGCGATGATCTCAAGGAAAGCCTGCGGCCGGGATCGCGGCTGCGGGTGGCGGCGTCGTGTTTTTCGATCTATGCCTTCGAGACTCTGAAGGCGGAGCTTTCCACGGTCGAGCGGTTGGAGTTCATTTTTACCGCGCCGACCTTTGTGGCCTCTGAGGTGACGGATCGACTGAAGAAGGAGCGGCGGGAGTTTTATATCCCAAAGCTTGGGCGTGAGACCAGTCTGTACGGGACGGAGTTTGAGATTCATCTGCGCAATCAGCTAACTCAACGGGCGATTGCGCGGGAGTGTGCGGACTGGATTCGGCAGCGGGCGCGTTTTAAGTCGAACCGGACGCAGGCTCCGATGCAGGGGTTTGCGCATCTCGGAGGCGCTGCGTCGGGCGGTGGCGGGGCTGCGGTCTACATGCCTTTGAGCGGGTTTACCCTGACTGACCTGGGGTACCAGAAAGGCAACGCGGTCTCCAATTTCGTGAACCGGCTGGATGAGCCGGTTCATACCCAGACCTATCTGCAGTTGTTCGGGCAGATTTGGGACGACCCGGCGCAGGTGGAGGATGTCACCGAGGCGATTTGCCATCATATCGAGTCCGTCTACCAGGAAAACCCGGCGGAGCGGATTTACTTCCTGATGCTGTATCACATCTTCCGGGAGTTCCTGGACGATGTTGACGAGGACGTGCTACCGAACGACCGCACGGGGTATCAGGAAACCCAGGTTTGGCAGAAGCTGTTTAACTTCCAGCGTGATGCGGCCACCGGCATCATCAACAAGCTTGAGACCTACAACGGCTGCATCCTGGCTGACAGTGTCGGGCTCGGCAAGACCTTCACCGCGCTTGCGGTCATCAAGTATTACGAGTTGCGCAACCGCTCTGTGCTGGTGTTGTGCCCGAAGAAGCTGGCCGACAATTGGCTGAACTACAACGCCAATCTCAAAACGAATCTGTTCGCGGCGGATCGCTTCAACTACGACGTGCTGTGCCACACGGACCTCTCGCGCACCCAAGGGGAGTCCTTCGGCATCCCGCTGAACAAGATCAACTGGGGCAACTACGACTTGGTCGTGATCGACGAGTCGCACAACTTCCGCAACAACGATGCCTTTAAGGATCGGGAGACGCGCTACCAGAGGTTGATGAATCAGGTCATCCGCGAAGGCGTGAAGACCAAGGTGCTGATGCTCTCCGCCACCCCGGTGAACAACCGCTTCACCGACCTGCGCAATCAGCTAGCGCTGGCCTACGAAGGCCAGTCCGACCAGCTCAGCCGGCACTTGCGCAGCGACAGCAGCGTGGAGGAGATCTTCCGTCAGGCACAAAAGGCCTTCAACAGCTGGAGCCTGCTCGCCCCGGAGCAGCGCACACCGGCCAGCATTCTGCGGGCGTTGGATTTTGAGTTCTTCGAGCTGCTCGATGCGGTGACCATCGCCCGCTCCCGACGTCATATCGAGACCTTCTACGACACCCGCGACATCGGCTCCTTCCCCGAGCGACTGAAGCCGAAGTCCTACCATTGTCCGCTCACGCACCGCCGCGACGTGATGGACTTCAACGAGATTTTCACCCAGCTCTCGGCGCTCAAGCTCGCGATCTACGCCCCCATCAGCTATGTTTTGCCCTCGCGGCTGGCCAAGTACGAGGCGCTCTACGACACCGACCCGGCCAGCGGCGGCGCGCCCCTGCGGCAAGTGGACCGCGAGCGCAGCCTGCAGGCGCTGATGACCACTAACCTGCTCAAGCGGCTGGAAAGCTCGGTGGAAGCCTTCCGGCTGACCTTGCGCCAATTGAGCAACAATCTCAGCAACACCCTGAAGGCGATTGAAACCTTCGAGGCCAACGGCGGCGGCAGTGTGCCGGCCAGCTTCAGCCCGAGCTTCAATGACGAGGAACTGGAAGACGAAGAGCTGGCCGGACTCGAGGAGTTCACCGTCGGCAACCGGGTGCAAATTAGCCTCGCCGACATGGACTTGCTCGCCTGGCAGCATGACCTGCGCGGCGATCTGGTGCTGATCGATGGCCTGCTGGCATCCATGGACCGGGTCGCGCCCGAGGACGACAGCAAGCTGCAGCAGCTCAAGCAGGTGGTGCTCGACAAGCTCGACCAGCCGATCAACCCGGGCAACCGCAAGGTGCTGATCTTCACCGCCTTTGCCGATACCGCGAATTACCTGTTCGCGCACCTCGCCCCGGTGTTGCGGCAGGAACGCGGACTGGAGAGCGGGCGCATCACCGGCACCGGCGCGCCCAAGACCACCCTGAAAACCGGGCGCAAGGCCGGCTATGACGTGCAATCGGTGCTGACGCTGTTCGCGCCGCGCGCCAAGGACAAGGCGCTGATCCTGCCCGACGATCCGGCCGAGCTGGACGTGCTGATCGGCACCGACTGCATCTCCGAGGGGCAAAACCTGCAAGACTGCGACACCCTGATCAACTACGACATCCACTGGAACCCGGTGCGCATCATCCAGCGCTTCGGGCGTATCGACCGCATCGGCTCGCCCAATGCGCGCATTCAGTTGACCAACTTCTGGCCGGACATCACGCTCGATGAGTACATCAACCTCAAGGAGCGGGTCGAAAATCGCATGGTGATCGCCGATGTCGCCGCCACCGGCGATGACAATGTGCTCACCGCCAAAAGCAACGATATCGCCTACCGGAAGGAACAGCTGCAGCGCCTGCAGGACGAGGTGATCGAGCTGGAAGACGTGAAGACCGGCGTCTCCATCACCGACCTTGGCCTCAACGACTTTCGCATGGACCTGCTCCACTACGTGAAAGCCCATGGCGAGCTGGACAACGCGCCCAAGGGGCTGCATGCCGTGATCCCGGCCGATGTTGCGCGCGGGCTGCACCCCGGGGTCATCTTCCTGCTGCGCAACATCCATGACAGCGTCAACATCGACCAGCAGAACCGGCTGCACCCGCATTATCTGGTGTATATTGACCACCAGGGCGGGCTGATCGCGGATCACACCCAGGTCAAGCGCCTGCTCGATCTGATCCGCACTGGCTGCAAGGGCCGCGATCAGCCCGTCGCGGACCTGTGCGACCTGTTCAACCAAGGCACCCAAGATGGCCGCGACATGCGCCGCTACTCCGAGCTGCTCACCGACGCCATCCGCTCCATGATCGAGGTAAAGGACGAGCAGGACATCGACAGCCTGTTCAGCGGCGGTCAGACCAGCGCCCTGGTCAACCGCATCGCCGGGCTCGAAGACTTCGAGCTGATCGCCTTCATCGTGGTGCTGTGA
- a CDS encoding DUF4391 domain-containing protein has translation MNPCFAYPPATRFGRVIPKNKIYQHASATAALKRRFVALVDHIRWAHKLAPATLNLNPSPQVPEIQVFHLQLREPSVDTKILRAIDQAIPFPLIFELTCGERLLVAAAHKRPSEADKHKWVISEHFHSDWRPLETERAPLPVATSMDKLYEQLLSPLLPVAADAEDSLPARIDRTQAIAAQQRAIDRLQARLRREPQFNRRVAINAELRDAVRQLHQLNGPTG, from the coding sequence ATGAACCCCTGCTTCGCCTACCCGCCCGCCACCCGGTTCGGGCGCGTCATCCCCAAGAACAAGATCTACCAACATGCCAGCGCCACGGCTGCGCTGAAACGCCGCTTCGTCGCCTTGGTTGACCACATCCGCTGGGCGCACAAGCTCGCGCCCGCCACCCTGAACCTGAACCCCAGCCCGCAGGTGCCGGAGATTCAGGTCTTCCACCTGCAACTGCGCGAGCCAAGTGTCGATACCAAGATTTTGCGTGCCATTGACCAGGCCATCCCCTTCCCGCTGATTTTCGAGCTGACCTGCGGCGAGCGTCTGCTGGTTGCGGCCGCGCACAAGCGCCCGAGCGAGGCTGACAAGCACAAGTGGGTCATCAGCGAGCATTTCCACTCCGACTGGCGGCCGCTGGAGACCGAACGCGCGCCCTTGCCGGTCGCGACCTCCATGGACAAGCTCTACGAGCAGCTGCTCTCACCCCTGCTGCCGGTGGCCGCCGATGCGGAGGACAGCCTGCCGGCGCGGATCGACCGCACCCAGGCCATTGCCGCGCAACAGCGCGCCATCGACCGCCTGCAAGCGCGACTGCGACGCGAGCCACAATTCAACCGCCGGGTCGCCATCAATGCCGAGCTGCGCGACGCGGTGCGCCAACTACACCAACTCAACGGCCCCACTGGCTAG
- a CDS encoding site-specific DNA-methyltransferase, whose product MDKLKMHSPDLTQNNIAKLRELFPGCVTEARGEDGQLRLAVDFDLLRQELSDELVEGPQERYHLDWPGKREALFIASAPIAKTLRPCLDESENFFTAKNLFIEGDNLEALKLLQETYLGKVKMIYIDPPYNTGSEFIYDDNFIENNRQYLAKSNQTDNSGSRLVANTETNGRFHSDWLTMIYPRLKLARNLLSYDGVIFISIDDGEVASLQKICSEIFGEENFVGNIIWQSRTSISNDQEISLNHNHTLVYARDREQLVFFGEPLDPNDYENPDNDTRGPWKLVPIDANKPGGDTQYPIRNPKTGEEFWPPNGRSWAMNPREYERLFLDGRIKFGKTDDSAPKKKLFYHERIKKGDTKTPSSILLDAGTTKDGTTEMMELFDGKKIFDYPKPTSFMERLLNFGCYKDRNSIVLDFFAGSCSLAHACLKTNNVSFITVQIAEPVDESKPSGKNAIKFGLNVIADIGKERLRRALRKLQTVNDESTPERSGFRVLKVDTSNMADVYYTPDQTDQRDLLGQVANIKPDRTPEDLLFQVLVDWGVDLTLPIREETVQGRRVFFVNEPPYDLLACFDDNVTEELVKQLATHQPLRAVFRDTGYATDATRTNVVQIFRQLSPGTEVKSL is encoded by the coding sequence ATGGATAAGCTCAAGATGCACAGCCCCGACCTCACCCAGAACAACATCGCCAAGCTGCGCGAGTTGTTCCCCGGCTGCGTGACTGAAGCGCGCGGGGAGGATGGGCAGCTCCGGCTGGCGGTGGATTTTGATCTGCTGCGGCAAGAGTTGTCCGACGAGCTGGTGGAGGGACCGCAGGAGCGCTATCACCTCGATTGGCCGGGGAAACGGGAAGCTTTGTTTATAGCCAGCGCGCCAATTGCAAAAACGCTTAGACCTTGTCTTGACGAAAGTGAAAATTTTTTTACCGCAAAAAATTTGTTCATAGAAGGAGACAACTTGGAAGCCCTGAAACTTCTTCAGGAGACCTACTTGGGCAAGGTCAAAATGATTTATATTGACCCACCTTACAACACCGGTTCTGAATTCATATATGACGACAACTTTATTGAGAACAATCGGCAATACCTTGCAAAATCGAACCAAACAGATAACTCGGGAAGCAGATTGGTTGCAAACACAGAAACAAACGGGCGGTTTCATTCAGATTGGCTGACAATGATTTACCCGAGACTGAAACTCGCTCGAAACCTCCTTAGTTACGATGGGGTTATTTTCATTTCTATCGATGATGGTGAAGTTGCGAGCCTTCAAAAGATTTGTTCTGAAATATTTGGAGAGGAAAACTTCGTCGGAAACATAATCTGGCAATCAAGAACATCAATCTCAAATGATCAAGAAATTTCGCTGAATCATAATCATACGTTAGTATATGCAAGAGACCGAGAGCAATTGGTCTTTTTTGGTGAACCATTGGATCCAAATGACTACGAAAACCCCGATAATGACACCCGTGGACCTTGGAAACTCGTTCCAATTGATGCGAATAAACCAGGGGGTGACACCCAATATCCAATAAGAAACCCAAAAACAGGAGAGGAATTCTGGCCACCAAATGGCAGAAGTTGGGCTATGAATCCACGTGAATACGAAAGGCTTTTCTTGGATGGGAGAATTAAATTTGGCAAAACTGACGATTCAGCGCCGAAGAAAAAACTATTCTATCATGAACGGATCAAAAAGGGCGATACAAAAACACCTAGCTCAATCCTTTTAGATGCAGGCACAACAAAAGATGGCACAACTGAAATGATGGAGCTATTCGATGGAAAGAAAATTTTTGACTATCCAAAACCGACGAGCTTCATGGAAAGATTGCTAAATTTTGGTTGCTATAAAGATCGCAATAGCATCGTTCTTGATTTTTTTGCTGGCTCTTGTTCGTTAGCTCATGCTTGCCTAAAAACAAATAATGTAAGCTTTATAACGGTCCAAATTGCCGAACCTGTGGATGAGTCGAAGCCATCAGGGAAAAATGCAATAAAATTTGGGCTGAACGTTATAGCCGACATTGGCAAAGAACGTCTACGCCGCGCTTTAAGAAAACTCCAAACGGTTAATGACGAAAGTACACCTGAACGGAGTGGCTTCCGCGTCCTCAAAGTCGACACCTCCAACATGGCGGATGTCTACTACACCCCCGACCAAACCGACCAGCGCGACCTCCTCGGCCAGGTCGCCAACATCAAACCCGACCGCACGCCCGAAGACCTGCTGTTTCAGGTGCTGGTCGACTGGGGCGTCGATCTGACGTTGCCGATACGCGAGGAGACCGTTCAGGGTCGCCGGGTCTTTTTCGTCAACGAGCCTCCCTATGATCTGCTTGCCTGCTTCGATGACAATGTGACCGAGGAGCTGGTCAAACAACTCGCCACCCATCAGCCGCTGCGCGCTGTCTTCCGCGATACCGGCTATGCCACCGACGCCACCCGGACCAATGTGGTGCAGATCTTCCGCCAGCTTTCGCCAGGCACCGAAGTAAAGTCACTGTAG
- a CDS encoding type II toxin-antitoxin system Phd/YefM family antitoxin has translation MSQISIREAEVQLSSLIERACQGEEILIAEAGVPVARLSAVTQSRVGRRFGALAGRARVDERFFDPLPKSELQAWEG, from the coding sequence ATGTCGCAAATCAGCATCCGCGAAGCAGAGGTTCAGCTTTCCAGCCTCATTGAAAGGGCCTGTCAGGGCGAGGAGATTTTGATCGCCGAAGCGGGAGTGCCCGTTGCCCGTCTCAGTGCCGTCACTCAATCCAGAGTGGGACGCCGTTTTGGCGCGCTGGCTGGTCGCGCCCGTGTCGATGAGCGGTTTTTCGACCCCCTGCCAAAGAGCGAATTGCAGGCTTGGGAGGGCTGA
- a CDS encoding type II toxin-antitoxin system VapC family toxin, with protein MRLLLDTHALLWWLDGDEQLSVSARAAMGDEANPVWVSAASAWEIATKVRIGKLPQAVEVAERLPEILSEQLFTPLPISIEHARRSGLLQSDHRDPFDRMLIAQAQIEGMALVSNEKLFDQFGVQRLW; from the coding sequence GTGCGGCTCTTACTGGATACCCATGCGTTGCTTTGGTGGCTTGATGGCGATGAACAACTTTCGGTCAGCGCACGCGCGGCCATGGGTGACGAGGCAAACCCGGTTTGGGTCAGTGCTGCCTCTGCTTGGGAAATTGCAACCAAGGTTCGCATCGGCAAGTTGCCACAGGCTGTCGAAGTGGCGGAACGGCTGCCCGAGATTCTCTCGGAACAGTTGTTTACACCACTCCCAATTAGTATCGAGCACGCCCGCCGATCAGGGCTATTACAGAGCGATCATCGCGATCCATTCGATCGGATGCTTATCGCGCAGGCGCAGATCGAGGGTATGGCCTTGGTTAGCAACGAAAAGCTCTTCGATCAATTCGGGGTGCAACGACTTTGGTAA
- a CDS encoding helix-turn-helix domain-containing protein produces the protein MNMHQFDSVWDAIEDTPKNAEMMKVRSGLMMALQKYIARQGLSQAEAAKHFGVTPPRIAELINGQVNAFDVDALIAMAATAGLHCDIQIREAA, from the coding sequence ATGAACATGCATCAATTCGACAGCGTTTGGGACGCGATCGAGGACACGCCGAAAAATGCAGAAATGATGAAGGTACGCTCTGGCTTGATGATGGCATTGCAGAAGTACATCGCTCGCCAAGGGCTCAGCCAGGCCGAAGCCGCCAAGCATTTCGGCGTCACGCCACCTCGCATTGCCGAGTTAATCAATGGACAAGTGAACGCCTTCGATGTCGATGCCTTGATCGCAATGGCAGCAACGGCGGGGCTCCACTGTGACATCCAGATCCGCGAGGCAGCTTAG